Below is a window of Rhizobium sp. NXC14 DNA.
CTGGGATCTCTACAATGTCCCCTGGAAGGGAAAGGCCGCGCCGCCTGAGGCGGTTGCGGCCGAATGAGGACCTGGCCTGTCTTGGAGCAGGGGCAGGCCAGGCTCTCCCGTCGGACTTGATCAGCACTCGTGAAAGATGACATCCCTTGCCGCCACCGGTGCGGCGCATGAAAAGAAAGGTGACCTACCATGCCGCAGTCGGCGGAAAATATTCTCGACCATGCTCCCCTGTTCCGCGAGCCGGAATACAGGCAGATGCTCGCCGAGAAGAAGGCAAATTTCGAATGTCCACACCCGGATCAGGTCGTTGCCGATCAATCCGATTTTACGAAGACCTGGGAGTATCGCGAAAAGAACCTGGGCCGCGAAGCCCTTGTCGTGAACCCGGCCAAAGCCTGCCAGCCGCTCGGTGCGGTCTTTGCAGCCGCAGGCTTTGAGCAAACCATGTCCTTCGTGCACGGCAGCCAGGGCTGCGTCGCCTATTACCGTTCGCACCTGTCGCGTCACTTCAAGGAACCTTCATCGGCGGTCTCGTCCTCGATGACCGAGGACGCCGCGGTGTTCGGCGGGTTGAAGAACATGATCGACGGGCTCGCCAATACATACAAGCTCTACGATCCGAAGATGATCGCCGTCTCCACCACCTGCATGGCCGAAGTCATTGGAGATGACCTCCGCAGCTTCATCGAAAACGCAAAAAACGATGGGTCGGTCCCCACCGACTTCGATGTACCTTTCGCTCACACCCCCGCCTTCGTCGGCAGCCACGTCGATGGCTATGATGGCATGATCAAGGGCATTCTGGAGCACTTCTGGACAGGCAGCGAGCGAAAGGAAGTCGCTCAAGCCATCAACATCATTCCCGGCTTCGACGGCTTCTGCGTCGGCAACAACCGCGAACTGAAGCGCCTGCTCGATATGATGGGCGTAGTCTACATCTTCATCCAGGATGCCTCCGACCAGTTCGACACGCCGTCTGACGGTATGTACCGAATGTATGACGGCGGCACGAAGATCGAGGATGTGAAAAGGGCATTGAATGCCGAAACGACACTGTCGCTGCAGCACTATAACACGCGCAAAACGCTGGAATATTGCAAGGAAGTTGGTCAGGCTACGGCTTCGCTCCACTATCCGCTGGGTGTCCAGGCGACCGACGAATTCCTGATGAAGGTTTCGCAGATTTCCGGCAGGGAAATCCCTCCGACAATCGGCCTGGAGCGCGGCCGTCTCGTCGACGCCATGGCAGATAGTCAGGCCTGGCTGCACGGCAAGAAATACGCAATCTACGGCGATCCTGATTTCGTCTACGCCGTTGCCCGGTTCGTCATGGAAACCGGCGGTGAGCCGACCCACTGCCTCGCCACCAACGGCACGTCGGCCTGGGAAGCCGAGATGCAGGCGTTGCTCGCATCCTCGCCCTTCGGCAAGGATTGCCAGGTCTGGGCGGGCAAGGATCTGTGGGCGCTGCGCTCGCTCCTCTTCACCGAACCGGTAGACCTGCTGATCGGTAATTCCTATGGCAAGTATCTCGAGCGCGATACCGGCACACCCTTGATTCGGCTGACTTTTCCGATTTTCGACCGGCACCATCACCACCGTTTCCCGCTCATGGGCTACCAGGGTGGACTGCGCGTCCTGACGACGATCCTCGACACAATCTTCGACAAGCTCGACCGCGAGACCAGCGAGCCGGGTGTGACGGACTATTCTTACGACCTGACCCGTTAGGAGCGGCGGTCGGCCTTGCTCAGGCCGGCCGACTTCATTCGAATTTGGAGACACGCGCAATGCCGTCGCTCAAGGCTAAAATTCAGGATGTCTTCGAAGAGCCCGCCTGCGAGAAGAACCGCAGCAAGGATTCCAAGGCGCGTAAAAACGGCTGTTCGAAGCCGCTGATCCCCGGGGCGGCAGCCGGCGGCTGCGCTTTCGACGGCGCCAAGATCGTGCTGCAGCCGGTTACCGACGTGGCTCACTTGATCCATGGGCCTCTCGCCTGTGAGGGCAATTCCTGGGACAACCGCGGATCGGCTTCGTCAGGTCCGACGCTCTGGCGCACGAGTTTCACGACCGACCTTACCGAACTCGACGTGGTGATGGGAAACGGCGAGCGCAAACTTTTCAAAGCGATCCGTGAGATCAAGGAGGCGTATGCTCCGCCGGCAATCTTCGTCTATTCGACCTGCGTGACGGCGCTCGTTGGCGACGACATCGAGGCGGTCTGCAAGCGCGCTGCGGAAAAATTCGGGCTGCCGGTCGTGCCGGTGAATGCGCCGGGCTTCGCCGGTTCCAAGAACCTTGGCAATAAGCTCGCCGGTGAGGCGTTGCACGATTATGTGATCGGCACGGTAGAGCCCGATGACGCGAGCGCCTACGACATCAATATCATTGGTGAGTTCAACCTCTCCGGCGAGTTTTGGCTGGTGAAACCGCTTCTTGACCGGCTCGGGATCAGAGTTCGGGCCTGCATTCCAGGCGACGCCCGATATCTTGACATTGCTTCTGCGCACCGTGCCAAGGCGTCCATGTTGGTGTGCTCGACAGCACTCGTCAATCTCGCACGCAAAATGGAGGAACGTTGGGGCATCCCCTTCTTTGAAGGCTCCTTCTACGGCATTAGTGACACCTCGGAAGCACTTAGGCAGATCGCCGAACTGCTCGTGACGAAGGGTGCGGAACCAGAGATCCTCGAGCGCACCGAGGCACTGATCGAGGAGGAGGAGGCGGTTGCCTGGAAGAAACTCGCTGCATACCGGCCGAGGCTCGAAGGTAAGCGCGTGTTACTCAACACCGGTGGTGTGAAGTCTTGGTCGGTTGTCCATGCACTGATGGAGGTTGGCATGGAGATCGTCGGTACCTCGATCAAGAAATCGACGCCTGAAGACAAGGAGCGCATCAAGCAACTCCTGAAAGACGAAAACCACGTGTTCGAAACGATGGCGCCGCGCGAGCTTTACAACATGCTCGCGGACGATAAAGCCGATATCATGCTGTCTGGCGGGCGCACGCAATTCATCGCGCTGAAGGCCAAGACACCTTGGCTTGATATCAACCAGGAACGCCACCACCCCTATGCCGGCTATGACGGCATGGTGGAGCTCGTTCGGCAGATCGATCTTGCCATTCACAACCCGATCTGGACTGAGGTGCGGGAGCCGGCACCGTGGGAGTGTCAGCCCAAGACGGAAGGTGTGCCAAGCAGTCAAAACGAGGTCGAAACTTTCCATCCTGCAAGCCCGCCGTCGTCACCAGCCCCGGTTGCTTCCATAAGGTGAGGAAAGCTGATGGCATGCATTCTTCCCCAGACCAAGTCCGCAGCGGTCAATCCGCTGAAGTCGTCGCAGCCGCTCGGCGCGGCCTTGGCCTATCTTGGAGTCGGGGGTGCAATACCGCTGTTCCACGGCAGTCAAGGCTGCACCAGCTTCGCGCTGGTGCTGTTCGTGCGTCATTTCAAAGAGGCCATTCCCTTGCAGACCACGGCGATGGACGGAGTGGCGACGATCCTCGGTGGCGCAGGCAATCTGGAAGAGGCAATCCTCAATCTCAAGAGGCGCGCAAAACCCACGTTGATCGGAATTTGCACGACAGCCCTGGTGGAAACCCGCGGCGAAGATTTCGCAGGCGATCTCGCCAAGATCAAGCGGGATCGTGCCGATGAGCTCGCGGGTACGGAGATCGTGCTGGCGAGCACGCCGGATTTCGAGGGAGCGATTGAAGAGGGATGGGCTAAGGCCGTCACCTCTCTGATCGAGGGCATCACCACTCCAGGCGAGCAGAGGCGCGATCAGAAGAAGATTGCAATCCTGCCAGGATGGCATTTGACGGTCGCCGATATCGAGCTTCTGCGCGAAACGGTCGAAAGCTTTGGTCTGAAGCCGGTAATCCTGCCGGACATTTCCGGCTCGCTCGATGGTACTGTACCCGACGACCGTTGGGTGCCCACCACCTATGGCGGCACAGCAATTGACGAAATCCGGGAGCTCGGCACCTGCTTCCAGGCCGTCGCGATCGGCGAGCATATGCGCGGGGCCGCTGAGGCGCTGCAGGCAAAAGCCGGCGTGCCTTATGCGCTCTTTGAGCAGCTTGTCGGTATGAAGGTGATAGATCGTTTTATGAGTATGCTGTCGATGATTGCCGGCAACCCAGTGCCGGTCTCGATCCGCCGTCGCCGGGCGCAACTGCAGGACGCGCTGCTCGACGGCCATTTCCATTTCGGGGGCAGACGCATCGCGATAGCCGCAGAGCCAGACCACCTCCTTCAACTTGCGACTTTTTTCAAGGGCATGGGTGCTGACATCGTTGCCGCCGTGTCGACCACGGGCACTAGTGGCATTCTTACGAAGGTGCCGGCAGACGCCGTCCAAATTGGCGATCTTTCCGATCTCGAGAGCATGGCGCGTCTCGCGAACGTTGACCTGATTGTTACTCATTCCCACGGCCGTCAGGCAGCCGAGCGGCTTGGCGTCCCGCTAATGAGGGTTGGCTTTCCGATCTTCGATCGGCTGGGCAGCCAGCACAAGCTCACAATTCTCTATCAGGGAACGCGCGACATGATCTTCGATGTTGCCAACCTTTTCCAGGCCAGACATTGCGCGTCTCCCGCATCACTTGATCATTTTCGCAACCGAGAAACGCCCAGATGACCGGTGCCCGTCGCCTTTCCATCGTCCCTGACAGGGTTCGCTCATCAGCTCCGAAACGGAAAGTCGGTGCATTGAGGGTAGCAATCGCCACCCAGGATCTGAGATCTCTCGACGCCCATTTCGGCTCTGCCAAACGTTTCGCCGTCTATGACGTGAGTGCCGACGACTGGGAGCTCGTGGAAGTCCTGTCCTTCGAAGAGGTCTCCGACGAGAGCGGAAAGCACCGCACCGAGGGTGACGATCGCATTGCCCCGAAGGTGGAGGCGTTGAAAGGCTGTCACCTGTTGTTCTGTCTGGCGATCGGTGGGCCTTCGGCAGCCAAGGTTGTTTCGGCGAAAATCCACCCGATCAAAGTACCCGACCCTCAATCAATAGAAGACGTGCTGTCGAGAACACGGACAATGCTTAGAACAGCGCCGCCCCCATGGTTGCGCAAGGTGCTAACCGAAGCAGGCGCCACCGAAAAGAAACCTTTCGACGAGGAGGACTAAGACATGGCCACAATGACAAGCATTACCGATGGCCCTGCTGACAATGAGGATTGGGATCTCGCGACCCCTTTCCTCGAATGCCTTATCAGGCTCATCCGGGCTCAGGATACCCATGGGGCGTGGGAAGGCAAATCGCAGCCTGACCTGCTGGCCGACTTCATCCTCACTAAGGAGCAGCGCCGTGAGATCCCGATCATCGGCGATCCCGATCCGGATGTGCTGTGGAGGCTCCAGAACTTTTATAGTTGTGTGGGACTTGTGATCGAGGAGCGCACAGGGCTGTTGGCATCGCCGATTATGACGATCAGCCATGAGGGCTTTGGCCGCGTGCTTCTCACGACGGGACGGTTGGTTGTTCTGTCGAAGACCCTGCGCGATGTCCACCGGTTCGGCTTTGAAACGCTTGGCAGGCTCTCTGAATCAGGCACGAAAATGGTTGAGGATGCGATCGCAGTTATCGAAACCTATCCTGACGTGGCGCGTGCGTGATGGGCCCGGCTTTTAAGGAAGGATTCAGGTCGAACCGTGAGGAACTGCGGAAGAAGGTCCGCAAGCTGCAGGCGCGTGCCGCCACAATGGAGTTGCACGCTCTTGCCGAGGACCTTTCGATTAACTGTCGGAGATTAGGGCGGTCGCCGAGAAGAAGTTCGACATTTTTGCTGAGTTGGACGCTGCGACGAGAGAGCTTGGCGCATTAGATGTTTGATCCCGGATTTTGATGGTGCAATCTTCTCGCAAGCCTGGAGAGATTCGCTATGGGACAAATTCTGCATGGGAGCGCCACGACGACAGAGGCGATCCGTCGAGCAATACAAAATAGTCAAGAGAGCCTGAGGGCTCTCGCGAAACGGTATGGGATCAATCAGAAGACCGTTGCCAAATGGAAGAAACGAACTTCAACGACTGACTTGGTGACCGGTCCGAAAGACCCCAGGTCGACGGTTCTGTCGATCGAGGAGGAAGCAGTGATCGTCGCGTTCCGGCGTTATACGCTATTGCCTCTCGACGATTGCCTTTACGCGCTGCAGCCGACCATTCCGCATCTGACCCGGTCCTCGCTGCATCGTTGTCTCCAGCGCCACGGCATTTCCAAGCTTGCCGATGTCGACAGCGACAAGCCTGCCCGCAAGAAGTTCAAAGCCTATCCGATCGGCTATTTCCATATCGATGTCGCCGAGGTGCGCACCGAACAAGGCAAACTGCACATGTTCGTCGCCATCGACCGAACCTCGAAGTTTGCTTTCGTGGAGCTGCGTGAGAAGGCGACAACAGCCGTTTCGGCAGACTTTCTACGCCGCCTTCTCAAGGCCGTGCCCTATAAGGTCCATACCGTTCTCACCGACAACGGCATTCAGTTCACCACGCCCGGCGCCGGCGGCTCGGCCGTCCCCCTGATTAAGGAAGCGATGGCGGCCGGCGAAATCATCTGGGCACATGCCTTCGAATATGG
It encodes the following:
- a CDS encoding IS481 family transposase, which encodes MGQILHGSATTTEAIRRAIQNSQESLRALAKRYGINQKTVAKWKKRTSTTDLVTGPKDPRSTVLSIEEEAVIVAFRRYTLLPLDDCLYALQPTIPHLTRSSLHRCLQRHGISKLADVDSDKPARKKFKAYPIGYFHIDVAEVRTEQGKLHMFVAIDRTSKFAFVELREKATTAVSADFLRRLLKAVPYKVHTVLTDNGIQFTTPGAGGSAVPLIKEAMAAGEIIWAHAFEYGCAKADFEHRTTKPKHPWTNGQVERMNRTIKEATVKRYYYESHDQLRQHLADFISAYNFGRRLKTLKGLTPYEYICKCWTNEPERFNLDPTHHFPGLNN
- the nifE gene encoding nitrogenase iron-molybdenum cofactor biosynthesis protein NifE produces the protein MPSLKAKIQDVFEEPACEKNRSKDSKARKNGCSKPLIPGAAAGGCAFDGAKIVLQPVTDVAHLIHGPLACEGNSWDNRGSASSGPTLWRTSFTTDLTELDVVMGNGERKLFKAIREIKEAYAPPAIFVYSTCVTALVGDDIEAVCKRAAEKFGLPVVPVNAPGFAGSKNLGNKLAGEALHDYVIGTVEPDDASAYDINIIGEFNLSGEFWLVKPLLDRLGIRVRACIPGDARYLDIASAHRAKASMLVCSTALVNLARKMEERWGIPFFEGSFYGISDTSEALRQIAELLVTKGAEPEILERTEALIEEEEAVAWKKLAAYRPRLEGKRVLLNTGGVKSWSVVHALMEVGMEIVGTSIKKSTPEDKERIKQLLKDENHVFETMAPRELYNMLADDKADIMLSGGRTQFIALKAKTPWLDINQERHHPYAGYDGMVELVRQIDLAIHNPIWTEVREPAPWECQPKTEGVPSSQNEVETFHPASPPSSPAPVASIR
- a CDS encoding NifX-associated nitrogen fixation protein encodes the protein MATMTSITDGPADNEDWDLATPFLECLIRLIRAQDTHGAWEGKSQPDLLADFILTKEQRREIPIIGDPDPDVLWRLQNFYSCVGLVIEERTGLLASPIMTISHEGFGRVLLTTGRLVVLSKTLRDVHRFGFETLGRLSESGTKMVEDAIAVIETYPDVARA
- the nifN gene encoding nitrogenase iron-molybdenum cofactor biosynthesis protein NifN; translated protein: MACILPQTKSAAVNPLKSSQPLGAALAYLGVGGAIPLFHGSQGCTSFALVLFVRHFKEAIPLQTTAMDGVATILGGAGNLEEAILNLKRRAKPTLIGICTTALVETRGEDFAGDLAKIKRDRADELAGTEIVLASTPDFEGAIEEGWAKAVTSLIEGITTPGEQRRDQKKIAILPGWHLTVADIELLRETVESFGLKPVILPDISGSLDGTVPDDRWVPTTYGGTAIDEIRELGTCFQAVAIGEHMRGAAEALQAKAGVPYALFEQLVGMKVIDRFMSMLSMIAGNPVPVSIRRRRAQLQDALLDGHFHFGGRRIAIAAEPDHLLQLATFFKGMGADIVAAVSTTGTSGILTKVPADAVQIGDLSDLESMARLANVDLIVTHSHGRQAAERLGVPLMRVGFPIFDRLGSQHKLTILYQGTRDMIFDVANLFQARHCASPASLDHFRNRETPR
- the nifX gene encoding nitrogen fixation protein NifX — its product is MTGARRLSIVPDRVRSSAPKRKVGALRVAIATQDLRSLDAHFGSAKRFAVYDVSADDWELVEVLSFEEVSDESGKHRTEGDDRIAPKVEALKGCHLLFCLAIGGPSAAKVVSAKIHPIKVPDPQSIEDVLSRTRTMLRTAPPPWLRKVLTEAGATEKKPFDEED
- the nifK gene encoding nitrogenase molybdenum-iron protein subunit beta; amino-acid sequence: MPQSAENILDHAPLFREPEYRQMLAEKKANFECPHPDQVVADQSDFTKTWEYREKNLGREALVVNPAKACQPLGAVFAAAGFEQTMSFVHGSQGCVAYYRSHLSRHFKEPSSAVSSSMTEDAAVFGGLKNMIDGLANTYKLYDPKMIAVSTTCMAEVIGDDLRSFIENAKNDGSVPTDFDVPFAHTPAFVGSHVDGYDGMIKGILEHFWTGSERKEVAQAINIIPGFDGFCVGNNRELKRLLDMMGVVYIFIQDASDQFDTPSDGMYRMYDGGTKIEDVKRALNAETTLSLQHYNTRKTLEYCKEVGQATASLHYPLGVQATDEFLMKVSQISGREIPPTIGLERGRLVDAMADSQAWLHGKKYAIYGDPDFVYAVARFVMETGGEPTHCLATNGTSAWEAEMQALLASSPFGKDCQVWAGKDLWALRSLLFTEPVDLLIGNSYGKYLERDTGTPLIRLTFPIFDRHHHHRFPLMGYQGGLRVLTTILDTIFDKLDRETSEPGVTDYSYDLTR